The Candidatus Omnitrophota bacterium region GGCCTCGGCACAGGTAACACCGCCCGGTTTGGTTATAACCAATGTTGAAATCTCCATAATTTGATCAATATTATCTGCATACCCCAGTATCCTGACCGGCTTTTTAAAATATCCTTTTTTCTTCTCTAATCTATTTTTCAGAGAAGTATTGATCCCGGTTATGACTATTATTTGAAAATCAAGGCCTATTTTGCCTAATTGATAAACCGTCTTTTCAATCGGGCCTGCGCCATGGCAGCCTCCCATAATTAATATGATCGGCATGCCGGGGTCTAAACCTAATTTTTTTATCAGAATTTGGCGCTGGTTGTTCCGGCATCTAAATTTAGGGTGAACAGGAATGCCGTAATTAATGATCTTGTCTTCGGTTATTCCGGATCTGGCCAGATACTGTCTCGCCTGTAAAGAAGAAACAACATAGCGGTCTACCTCTTCAGAAACCCAGTATGAATGGGGCAAATAATCGGTTAACACGCCAACCAGCAGAAAATTCGAGCTAAACCGTTTTTTATAGTCTGCCATCACCCCGCAGGGAAAAGCCTGCGTGCAGACTATAGCCTGGGGCTGGAAATCCTCAAAAATAGCCTTTGCCTTATT contains the following coding sequences:
- a CDS encoding glycosyltransferase, which produces MKKRILLMYSPGSSGHQQAAMAIQAAIREIRPESEVLTIDLFNYSSPILEKMIVKVYLGLLKTMPRVWGYLYDNHRVLSMVSWFMAMSYRMSSNKAKAIFEDFQPQAIVCTQAFPCGVMADYKKRFSSNFLLVGVLTDYLPHSYWVSEEVDRYVVSSLQARQYLARSGITEDKIINYGIPVHPKFRCRNNQRQILIKKLGLDPGMPIILIMGGCHGAGPIEKTVYQLGKIGLDFQIIVITGINTSLKNRLEKKKGYFKKPVRILGYADNIDQIMEISTLVITKPGGVTCAEALAKKLPIVILKPIPGQETNNTRFLIEQGAGVGVNSQEKVAAVVSRLLKEPDELDRMRRNSREISNPDSALKIARLALEG